One Dehalogenimonas sp. THU2 genomic window, ATAATACGAATCCTAATATCTCATTTTCAAGTCTACAGTGTTAAATACCGAAATCAAAATAACCCAAAAAGGCCGGGTTCATGGGGTTGTTTGGAACATAATTACGCATTTTAAAACCTATCCCGCTTCAGTGAACCCTTTGATGCGATTTTAGGACATCTCTTCCTTTAATTTAATTATACATCGCAATGCAATAGGCCAATAGTATCAATACTACCCAACCGTACTAGAACCGTTCCTCCGGTGAATAAGCGTTCTTCAGTACCTCCGATGGTGTGGTGATGCCTTCCTTCACTTTAAGCATGCCGTCCCGGAGCATGGTGGTCATGCCTTCACGGATGGACTGGGCGCGGATGTCTCCGGCGCCGGCGTTGTCAAGGAGCATACGTTTCAGGGTTTCCGAAAAATACATGATCTCATACATACCCACCCGGCCGAGGTAGCCTGTATAGGCGCAGGATTTGCAGCCGGTGCCGTAGGTGAATTTCACCTTTTTCTCACCGGTCTCTCGCTCATAGGCCACCTGCTCGATGACCGGGGCTTCCACCTGGTGGTTGCAATAGGGGCAGATGCGGCGGACCATGCGCTGGGCTACCACGCCAATGACGGCGGAGGCTATCAGGAAGGGCTCCACACCGAGGTCCAGCATGCGGAAAAGGACGCCGACCGTATCGTTGGCGTGAATGGACGATAGCATCAAGTGGCCGGTCAGGGCGGCCTGGACGCCGATGTTGGCGGTCTCCGCATCCCGGATCTCACCGACCATGATCACATCCGGATCCAGGCGCAGAATGGAGCGCAGGCCGGAGGCGAAGGTTATGCCAGCCTGGACGTTGACCTGGATCTGGTTGATGTCTTTGAAGCGGTATTCCGCCGGGTCCTCGATGGTGATGACGTTTCGCGACTTGGTATCGATGGTCGATAAAGAAGCGTACAGGGTGGTGGTCTTGCCGGCGCCGGTGGGGCCGGAAACCAGGATCATGCCGTAGGGGACTCTAAGCATGCTTTCATATCTGGCCAGAGACTCCGGATTGAATCCGAGTTGCGGCAGTTCCAGCAGACCGCGGGACTTGTCCAGGAGGCGGAGAACCGACATCTCGCCGTGGACAGTGGGGGCGGTGGCGACGCGGATATCGATGCTGCGGCCGCCGGCGTTGATAGAGAACTGGCCGTCCTGTGCGTGGTGATGGTCGGCGATATTGAGCGAGGATAAAATCTTGACGCGCGAGATGATGGCGCGCTGCACGCTGATCGGCAGGCTCATCATTTCCTGGAGGCTGCCGTCGATACGGAAGCGGACCCGGAGACGTTCCTCATCCGGCTCCAGGTGAATATCCGAGGCGCGGGCCTTGACCGCTTCCTCGATGATGAGGTTGAGGGCCTGCGCCAGCGGTGCGTCCAACGCGGCGTCGGTAGCCAGGCTTTCATCCGTGGCGTCGGCGTAAACGGAGACCCGGGAGAGGAACTTGTCCACCTCGCCGTAGCCTTTATAGTTGAAATCGATGGCTTCACGCAGTTCCCGCTCATCGGCGGGCAGCGCCTTGATCCGGCGTTTGGAGTAGGCGGTAAGAGCCTCCAGCGCCATGATGTCCGACGGGTTGGACATGGCCACTTCCAGGGTGTTGCCGGAAAGTCTCACCGGTATGGCACTATACCGGCGGGCCATGACCTCCGGGATCAGTTTCAAGGCTTCATTCGTGGGTAGTTGCCGGAGCTCCCCACCGAGTTTGCCGTTATCCCCGGTTTTGACCTCCGTGGCGACTGGTTTTGCCGGTGCGGAGGCGGTCGCCGCCGGGGGTGCGGGTGCTGCTTTAACCTCGGGTTTGATCTCTTCCTTGATCTCGGGTTTTTTCTCGATTTTCACCTCGGCTTCAGGCGGTGAAGACAGTTCGATGACCTTGATCTTCTGGCTCTCAGCGAACTTGACGGCCTCGCCGGAAAGCAGGGCGGATGTGGCGATGAACTTAGAGGAGATGCGGGCGTCGTAAGCCTTGGTGTCGAAAAGGGCCACGTCCTCCAGGCTGACGACCTCCCGGTCATCGACGACATCTATGCCCAGGTTATGTTCCTGGGTGCCATTCTGCCGGGCGACCAGATCGAAGGTATGCTGGATGCCGCTGCGGCCGGTGAGCCGCGCGTTTTCTTCCACCAGGTAGCCGGTTTTTTTAAGCGATGCGATCAAATCCGCTTTATCGGTGAACTTGAGGGGCTGATCCAGCGCCGGGGTTTCGGCGGGGGACGGTTCGTCCTGGGCGAAGAGAGCCTGTAGGGAAGCCTCATCGAAGATCTGGACCTTCTGGCTTTCGGCGAACTCCTGGGCGGTTTTAGCCAGGTGGGAGGGTAAAATGACCACCCGTTCGGTGATGCCGGCGTCATATGTTTT contains:
- a CDS encoding GspE/PulE family protein, encoding MPAVTSENKGIASRLAAYLRGQGYDVTETAVLKGRSGLEHSFDLLSRRDDGFAQRTLAFSVLSDMPDQAATESAIFAFANKTYDAGITERVVILPSHLAKTAQEFAESQKVQIFDEASLQALFAQDEPSPAETPALDQPLKFTDKADLIASLKKTGYLVEENARLTGRSGIQHTFDLVARQNGTQEHNLGIDVVDDREVVSLEDVALFDTKAYDARISSKFIATSALLSGEAVKFAESQKIKVIELSSPPEAEVKIEKKPEIKEEIKPEVKAAPAPPAATASAPAKPVATEVKTGDNGKLGGELRQLPTNEALKLIPEVMARRYSAIPVRLSGNTLEVAMSNPSDIMALEALTAYSKRRIKALPADERELREAIDFNYKGYGEVDKFLSRVSVYADATDESLATDAALDAPLAQALNLIIEEAVKARASDIHLEPDEERLRVRFRIDGSLQEMMSLPISVQRAIISRVKILSSLNIADHHHAQDGQFSINAGGRSIDIRVATAPTVHGEMSVLRLLDKSRGLLELPQLGFNPESLARYESMLRVPYGMILVSGPTGAGKTTTLYASLSTIDTKSRNVITIEDPAEYRFKDINQIQVNVQAGITFASGLRSILRLDPDVIMVGEIRDAETANIGVQAALTGHLMLSSIHANDTVGVLFRMLDLGVEPFLIASAVIGVVAQRMVRRICPYCNHQVEAPVIEQVAYERETGEKKVKFTYGTGCKSCAYTGYLGRVGMYEIMYFSETLKRMLLDNAGAGDIRAQSIREGMTTMLRDGMLKVKEGITTPSEVLKNAYSPEERF